The genomic DNA TATGAATTTAGTCAATTCTGTTTTTGGATGAGCCTTGAACATTATATGTACGTGGTCTTTATCGTGATTCCATTGTACTAAAGTAATATGATATGGAACTCCAATTCTTACAAACATATCTTTAGCAAATTCAGAAATTGTATCATCAAATACATTTCTTCTATATTTTACTACAAGAACTAAGTGATAATACAGCAAAAATACTGAATGACAATTACTATCTAATTCCATTGTTTTTACTCCTATTTTTATATATCTACTGATTGTATTATATCACTTTGCCTTCTAAAAAACAATGGGGCAATTCATCGCACCACCTATAGAGGTGGGCAACTTCTTGCCCGTTAGGTTAAATTTAATCCCTCTGCTAGTTTCATAAAAATTTCCTCCTAAGCTAATATCTATCGTCCATAACATTTAAAGATGCTATTCCATTTAAATCAAGATCTGCAAAACAACTTTTATCTTTACAATTAATCAGTTTATAATAAGCTGCTTCAGCAATCATTGCTGCATTATCAGTACATAATATCATTGACGGATAACATACTTTTATTCCTAATTTTTCTGCTTTTTCTGTAAGTTGACTTCTAAGCAAAGAGTTTGCTGCTACTCCTCCTGCTAATATAATAGTTTTCACCTTTTTATCCTTAGCTGCCTTTATAGTTTTTTTAC from Fusobacterium hominis includes the following:
- the tnpA gene encoding IS200/IS605 family transposase; this encodes MELDSNCHSVFLLYYHLVLVVKYRRNVFDDTISEFAKDMFVRIGVPYHITLVQWNHDKDHVHIMFKAHPKTELTKFINAYKSASSRIIKKEFPHIRKYLWKEMFWSKSFCLLTTGGAPIEVIKKYIEEQGQKSK